The following DNA comes from Deltaproteobacteria bacterium.
GGAACGGCACGCTGTACATTGGGGTGACCTCACAGCTGGCAACGCGGGTGTGGCAGCATAAGAGCAAGGTAGTGGAGGGTTTTTCGGCCAAGTACGGCGTTGACAAGCTGGTCTACTACGAAGCGCACGGCTGCGCAGAGAGGGCAATCGTGCGGGAGAAGCAGCTGAAGAAGAGGCGCCGCGCTTGGAAGATCGAGCTGATCGAAGCTCAGAACCCGGACTGGCGAGACCTATGACGAGATCGTGTAGCGCTGGCGGGTGGTAGCGAGCCGGTGCCGTGGATTCCCGCTTTCGCGGGAATGACGAATTGCGTCGCTTTCGGCCATGGGCCTCGGCCTGACAGTACACAGTACTGTCAGACTGGTGAGGATTTGCCCGGGCGGCTGCACGTTACCCACGGATTTGTCGCACATCCCCGCCCTGGCGCAGCGCGGCCGCGCCGTTGCAATGCGGCCGAATTCCGGGTAGCGGCTGACGCTTATGAACGGCTCGGGCTCGCGCTGGTGGCAACGCCCATCGACTTGGATTCTGGCCATCGTTGTGTTCGCGGGGGTGGTGCGCCTGACCAACATCGAGTGGGACCAACGTCACTTCTTTCACCCCGACGAGCGCCGGGTCGCCTATGCGGTGCAGGACCTCTCCTTCAAGCCGCTCCAGCTCAATCCCAAGTTCTTTGCCTACGGCTCGCTGCCGATCTATCTGACCAAGATCACCAGTAGCCTGCTCGGGCTGCTCGACCCCCGCCTCGGCCATTACGACAGCGTCATCCACATCGGGCGGGCGGTTACGGGCGTGCTGGGGACGCTGACGGTGTTGCTGACGATGCTGCTCGGCTTCCGCATCTACGACCGCGCCGCCGGCATGCTCGCCGGCTTCCTGCTGGCGGCCTGCGTCCTGCACGTACAGAACTCGAAATTCGGCTGCGTCGACGTCCCACTGACGTTTCTGGTGTTGCTGGCCCTGTATTGCCTGATGGGCGTCGTGCAACGCGGGCGGACGCGCGATTTCGTTTACGCCGGGCTCGCCATCGGGCTGGCGGGCGCCACCAAGGCCAGCGCCTTTCCGATGATGCTGCCACTGCTGGTGGCGGCAACGCACCGCTGGCGCAGCGGCGACCCGCTGGGGGTGACCCTGCTGCGCCTGGCGACAGCCCTGGTCGCCGTCTTCGGGGCCTTCGCCTTCGGCGAGCCGTACGCGATCGTGGACTTCTACAATGTCTGGCAGGCGGCGGACCAGGGCCATCTGCTCGGCAACCTCAAGTACTTTTGGAGCCATGCGCCGCAACAGAGTCAGTTCTTGCGCGACCTGATCGAACAAAGCGGCATGGTGCGCAATGCCGGCCTGTTCCCCTACACCAACCAGTACGTCGGCACCGCCAAGTACGGCTACGAGCTGAGCCAAATCATCCTGTGCGGCATGGCGCCGTTGCTCGGCTTGGCCGCGATCTGGGCCACCGGCCGGCGGGCCATCGGCATCTGGCGCGAGCGCGCGGAAGAAGTCGTGCTGCTGGCGTGGGTCGTGCCGTTCTTCCTGGTTACCGGCTGGTTCGAAGTCAAGTTCATCCGCTACCTGCTGCCGATCTACCCGCTGATGATCCTGTGGGCGGCCGAGTGGTTGGTGCGGCTCAACCGCCGCGGCAGTGTTTTCGGCCGCCTGGCGCTGCCGGCCACCGTGGTCGGCACCATGGCGGCGCTGGTGGCGTTCCTGTCGATCTACACCCGCCCGCACACGGTGGTGCAGGCCTCCGAGTGGCTCTACAAGTTCGTGCCCGCCGGCACCAAGATCCTGTCGCAGGATTGGGACGAGGGCTTTCCGATGCCGCTGCCCGGCCCCGGGATGCACCCCGAACGCTACAAGATCGTGACCTTCGGCTACTACGAACCCGATAGCCCGGCGAAGATGCGCAAGCTGGCGACCGAGCTGGCGCAGTCCGATTACGTCGCCTTTCAGACCAAGCGGCTGTATGGGGCCCTGACTCAGGCCTCGCAAAAGTTCCCGCTCAGCAGCAACTATTTCTATTTGCTGTTCGCCGGCGATCTCGGCTTCACCCTCGTCCACGAAGTCTCGGCGCGGCCGAGCCTGTTCGGCCTCGAGTTTCCCGACGAACTCGTCGACGAGTCGTTCACCGTCTACGACCATCCCAAGGTGTTGATCTTCCGCAACGAAGGCCGCCTGGAGGCGGAGGCGGTGTTCAACCAGATCATGCACGGCCTGCCGTCGCAGCCACTCACTCGCCGTGATCTGCTGCTGGCACGGCCGGGCGCCGAGGTCGGCGGTGTGATCAGCGAGCCGATCCAGTCCAGCCTGGCAGCGTTTCTCAGCTTCGCCCTGTTGGTGGAGGGCCTGGGGCTGGCGCTCTATCCGCTGGCGCGGCGCTATCTGGGCGGGGCCAGCCCCTACGCGTTGTCCAAAGTGCTCGGGGTGTTGCTGTTCGCGTACGTGCCGTGGCTGCTGGTCAGCCTGGGTCAGGCGGAGTTCACCCGCGAGACGTTGACCGTGACGGTGCTCGGGCTGGGCGCGATCGGGCTGATGGGCTGGCTGCGCCGGCGCAGCCAGCCCATCAGCGCCGACCACGGCGAATGGGTTGCCAGCGAGCTGCTGTTCTGGGGCGCCTTCCTGTTCTTCCTGCTCGTGCGCGCCTTCAACCCGGAAGTCTACTGGGGCGAGAAGCCGATGGACTTCTCGTTCCTCAACGCCCTCAGCCGCGCCACCACGCTACCGCCGCCGGAGCCGTGGTTTGCCGGGCACGACCTCAACTACGTCTACTACGGCCACTACCTCGCCGCTGCGCTCGGCAAGGTCTGTCACATCCATCCGGCGCTCACCTTCAACCTGGCGATCGCCTTCTTCGGCGGGCTGACCGCGGTGGCCGCCTTCGCCCTCGGACGTACGCTCACCGGCAGCTGGCGGCTCGGCACGGTGGCGGCTTTATTCACCACCTTGCTCGGCAATCTGTCCGGACCGCGCGAGTACATCGAACGCCACAGCATGAATTTCGATTACTTCTGGGCGACCTCGCGGGTGATCAAGGACACCATCAACGAGTTCCCGCTGTGGAGCTTCCTGTTCGCCGACCTGCACGCGCACGTGATGGTGATCCCGTTTTCGCTCACCTTCCTGACACTGCTGGTGGCGTGGACGCGCCAGCAGTTCGACGAAGTCAGCACGCGCTCCCCCCGCAGCCTGCTGCTGGTGCTGCTGGGCTTTGGACTCGGCACCATCATGGTCACCAACGGTTGGAGCACGCCCACCTACGTGTTGCTGCCGCCGTTTGTCCTGGGCTGCCACTGGCTGGGCGCGAGCAGCGGCCGGCGCTTCGGCACTTTCGCCGCCCAGCTGTTCACGCGGGTGGTGTTTCCGAGCATCTTGATAGTTCTGCTCGCCTACGCGCTCTATCTGCCGTTCTTCCTCAACTTCACGCCGCCCGAGCGCAACTGGGGCTGGGAACTCGGGCCGCTGGCCCGGCCGCGGGACTACGCCCAGATTTTCGGCCTCTTTCTCTACGTGCTGCTGCCGCTGTTCTTCGCTGTCTGGCTGCGCGTGTTGCGGCCGCGGCCGGCGCCGGCATTGACGATCGCGCCCGCGAATCTCGCACCGAGCAGATGGCGCCCGCGGCGCGCCTGGCTAGAGGCGCTCGCCGACCCGCCGGCAGTCGACACCGGCGAAGATGCTGCGGCGAAAACGGCCGAGCCGGGGCCGGCGGAGGAGGCCTCGGTGTTCCCGTGCGAGCTGCCCGAGGACGCGCCGGCCTGCGAGGTTGCGGCCGAGGCGCCGCCGCTGCCAGTGCCGGCGCCGGCTTTGCCCGCGCCGGTGCCGCGTTGGCCCGGGGTGTTGCGCATCGTAGTGGTCAGTCTGGTCGGGCTCGGCGCCATCGCCGGCTTGTTGGTGTCTAACCGCTTGTTTCTCGCGGTCATCGGCCTGCTCGGGTTCCAGCTCGCCCTCAGCCGGCGGATCAGCGCGCGGCAGCGGCTGCCGATTGCGTTGGGCGCGTTCGGCTTCTTCGTCACCGCCGGCTGCGACGTCGTCTACGTCTGGGACCGGATGAACACCATCTTCAAGTTCTATCTCGACTCGTGGCTGATCTTCTCCGCCGCCGCCGCCGCCGCCATCGGCGAGCTGTGGGACGGCGGCCTGCTCGGCCGCATCGGCCGCGCCATCTGGCAGGCCGGGCTGGTGGTACTGATCGCGGTCGCCGCCTTTACCGGCGCGAGCGGCACCTATGGTGTTCTTACCACCTACCGCGTGACGACACCCAAGCCGACCCTTAATGGGATGGCCTACCTGGAAGAGCGCGCCAACTACGAGCTGGCCGCCTTCAACTGGCTCAACCAGCGCATCAGCGGCATTCCGGTCATCGCCGAAGCTTACGGCCCGTCGTACCAGGAGTTCTCGCGGGTCTCGATGAACACCGGCCTGCCCACCGTGTTGGGCTGGGAGTACCACGTCATTCAGCGCTCGCACACGCAAGCCGACATCAACCGCCGCAAGGCCGACCTCAAGTTGATCTACACCAGTGATAATCAGGAACAGGTACGGGCGGCGCTGGAGCGCTACCACGTCGCCCTGGTGTACGTCGGCGCCCTCGAGCGGCGCACCTACGGGGGCGCCAACCTGGAGCAGTTCAAGCAGTGGCCCGCGCTGCTCACGCCGGTTTACGAGAACGCGGCGGTGAGCATCTTCGCCGTCAGCGGCGTCTTCACCGGCGGGATTCCGGTGACCACGGTTGAGGAAGTGCCGCGGGTGGGCGAGGAAGAGGCGGTGGCGCCGCCGCAAGAGCCCGAGGGCCAGCTGCACCAGCCGCGCGGCATCGCCGTCGACAGCCGCGGCGCGGTCTATGCCACCGACTTCGGCAATGCCCGCATCCAGAAATTCTCCCCCGAGCTGCGCTTCGAGCTGGCCTGGGGCGAGCGCGGCGAGCTGCCCGGCCAATTCCGCGATCCGTGCGGGATTGCGGTGGGGCCGCAGGACCTCGTCTACGTCGCCGATACCTGGAACCACCGCGTGCAGGTGTTCGGTGCCGACGGCAAGTATCAGCGCGAATGGGGCGCCGGCTTCTACGGCCCGCGCGGCATCGCCGTCGATGCCAAGGGCGCGGTCTTTGTCGCCGACACCGGCAACAACCGCGTGCTGCGCTTCTCCCCGACCGGCGATCAGGAAGCCGCCTGGGGCGGCGCCGGTAAGGAACCGGGCAAGTTCGCCGAGCCGGTCGGTATCACCACCGATGCCCGCGGCCAGGTGTACGTCTGTGACAACGCCAATGCGCGGGTGCAGATCTTCGACCGCAACGGCGCCTTCGTAAGCAGCTTCCCGGTGCCCGGCTGGGAGTCAAAGGTGTACTCGGAGCCTTACATCGCCGTCGAGCCCAAGGGGACGATCTGGCTGAGCGTGCCGGGGGAGAAAGAAGTGCGCGCTTACGATGCCGGCGGCAGGCTGTTGCGCACCATCACCGGCCAGGCGATTGCGACGGCTCGCTTCGAGACGCCCATGGGCATCGCCATCAGCCCGGCCACCAAACAGGTGGTGATTTCAGATTTGGAGCATCGCGTACTGCATTTCCCGTATGAAACTCGCTGAGCGCTGGTTCGTTCGGGGCCCGCTCGCAGCGGTGGCGTTGGCGAGCGGGGCGGCCGGTCAATACTGGCTGGTGGGGGCGTTCGCGCCGCTGCGGGCCGCCATCGCCTGGGCGGTGGCGGCCATGGCCTTTGTCCTGCTGTGCCTGCTCGATCGCAGCGGGCGGGAGCTGCCGGCGGCGGACGAGCCGCTGGCGCCGGCGCTGGAGTGGCCGCTGGCCCTGGCAGTGATCGCCACCGGCGTGTTCTTCCGCACCTTTCACCTCGAGCAGTTTCCGCCCGGGCTGAATCACGACGCCGCTTGGAACGGGCTGTACGCGGCGCAGATCCTTCAGGGCATTCCCTACACGCCCTACGTGGCCTCGGCCTGGGGGCGCGAAAGCCTGCCGATGTACTTGCAGGCGGCGGCGATGAAGCTCGTCGGTCACGAGCATCTGGCGACGATGTTGCCGGCGGTGGCGGCGATGGTGCTGATGCTGCCGCTGTTCTACCTGTGGGTGCGCGCCATGTTCGCCGCCCCCGCGGCGCTGGCCGCGACGCTCTTCCTCGGCGCTACCGGCTGGCCGCTGGTGTACGGCCGCATCGGTTGGGGAGCAGGGCTGCAGCCGGCGTTCACCACCATGACCTGTCTGTTCTTCTGGCGCGGCCTGCTGCGTGCGCGGGTCAGCGACTTCGCGCTCAGCGGCGTCGGGCTGGCGCTGACGCTCAACACCTACAACGCCTCGCGGATCTTCCCGGCGCTCTTCCCGCTGTTTGCGCTCGCCTACCTCGCCCAGCACCGCAACCTGCGCGAGCAGTGGCGGCGCTACTGGATCGGGGTCACGGCGATGTTCCTGGAGTTCGCCGTGGTGATCGCGCCGCTGGCCTGGTACGCGGCGACTCACTGGATCCAGTTCATGGGCCGCGCCAACGCCCTCTACGCCCCCACCGAGCGCGGTTGGGCCAATTTCAAGGCGGCGGCGTTGCTGTTCAACTTCTTCGGCAACAGCGACGATTTCTTCGTCAAGACGCCGCTGCTGGAGGCGCCGGCCGCCGTCTGTTTCGTCTTCGGCGTGCTCTGGTGTCTGGTGCGCCTGTTCGACACCCGCGCGCTGTTTCTTGCGCTCGGCCTACTGATCGGCTTGGTTCCCGGCCTGATCACGCGGCCGAACGCCAATCATTGTGTCGGCGCGTTGCCCTTCACCTACATCTTCGCCGGCCTCGGACTGCTGTACTTCGTGCGGCAGTTCGCCCGGCTCGGACGCGCCGGGCTGGTGGGCGCACTGGCGCTGGCGTTCCTGGTCGGCGCAGCGCAAGTGAGGGCGACGTACAGCGAATACCTCGGCGCTAACCGCCGCGACATCTGGGGCTACTATCCCGAGACCACGGTGCTGGGCCGCTACATGCGCACGCTCGCCGGCCGCTACGCGATCTGGGTGGGGGGCGCGAACTTCCCGCGCGATACGCTGACGTACTTTACGTACATGGGCGAGGGCGACCCTTTCCAGCGGCAATACACCTGGGTTGACGACTTGACGTCGCTGTTGAATCAGCCGCCGCAGCCACCGCCGGGGCGGGGGCTGGCCCTGATTCTGTCGACGATCGATGCCTCGCCCGGGGTGTTTGCGCAGCTGCTGCCGCGTTACCCCGAGCACGAGATCGTCGACCTGCGCTATCCGGTCGAAGACGGTCCGGTGTTCGCGCGTGCGTTGCTGGTTGAGCGCGCGGCGGTGCCGGCGCCGATGGCGGAACCGGCCGCAGCGCCCGCGGGACCGATACTCTGGACCGGGGGCCGCGGTTTTGCCCCCGGGCAGTTCAACACGCCCAAGGGCATCGCCCGCGGCGAGCGCGGCGAGTTCTACATCGCCGACACGCTCAACCATCGGGTGCAAAAGTTCGATGCCAGCGGAGCGTTCGTGGCCGCCTGGGGGCATCACGGCCGCGAGCCGGGTTTGTTCAACGAGCCCCACGCGCTGGCGCTCGACCATGAAGGCAACGTGCACGTGGTCGACACCTGGAACCACCGCATTCAGAAATTGGCGCCCGACGGCAAGGTGCTGGCGGTGTACACGCCGGCGAAGGGCTTCTTCGGTCCGCGCGGCATTGCGCTGACCCAGAACCGCGCCTACGTCACCGATGGTGGGAACAATCAGGTGGTGGTGTTCGATCTGGCGGGGAAGTACATCGCCACCTTCGGGCAAGCCGGTTCGGCGGCGGGACAGTTGATGCAGCCGGTAGGCATCGCCGTCGATCGCCAGGGGCTGATCTGGGTGGTGGACAGCGGCAACAACCGTTTGCAGGCGTTCGCCGCCGAGGGCGGCTCGGTGCGCACGCTGCCGGTGCCGAATTGGCAGGGCGATCAGATTAAGGAAGGGTACCTGGTGATGGCCGGAGATCGGTTGATTCTAACCGATCCGGTGAGCGAGCGCCTGTTGCAGCTGCGCGGTGAGCAACTGGAGGTGCTGGAGGCCGGTACGCAGCTGGTCGGCCCCTCCGGCATCGCCGCTGACAAGACCACGCTCTACGTCACCGAGCGCAGCCGCCACGCCGTCGTGCGGGTGGCAGTGAGCGGGCCTCCTGATAGAAAATGAACCACCGAGACACAGCGGGCACAGAGCAAACCCGCAGAATCCCGTTTTCGCAAAACCGGCACACGGCTAAGACGATGGGCGCGGGACGCGCTCTTCCAGCTCGCGCTTGAGTAGCGCGACCGCTTGCGTCAAGCGGCGGATCGAATCTCGGTGCGACGACAGCACCAATGAATAGTGCAGGACGATCGCCAGCAGAAAGAGAAACGCCACCAGGAACAGCAGCGACGGCGGGTAGCTCACGCCCAGTGACAGGGCGATACGATCGAGCAGCGGACGATAGACCGACAAGAGCAGCAGGGCGATACCGGCGCCGATCCACAGCAAGGCGTAGCGTTCCTTGAGCCGCGTGCGGCGCACCGCTTCGATGACGAAGACAATGAGCGCCAGGCTGAACAGGATCGCCAGCGTTTGCAGCGCATACAACGGAGCCAACATAGTGCCATCCCTCCTCCGGTCGTCAGCGGCGCCGCAGCCGCTCCATCAGCACGGCCAGCATGACGTTGAGCATGTAGAACGCGGAGCGGGTAACACCCGCCAGCGATGAGCGCCCCGTGGTGCGTGCCCGCATGACTACCGGCAGCTCGCGGATACGGCAGCCGGCGCGGGTGGCGAGCACCAAGGCTTGCGTCTCTGGGTAGTCGTCGGGCTGGAAGCGGGCGAGCAGTTCGAGGGCGCGGCGATTGAGGCCCCAGTAGCCCGAGGTCGGATCGGTGACGCGGGTACCGACCATGGCGCTGAGCACGCCGAGCACCGCGATCCCGAGGCGGCGGGCCACGGTGGACTGGAACCCCTGTCGTGCCAAGAAGCGCGAGCCGACGACGATGTCCGCCACGCCGGCGTCGAGGAGCGCGGTGAACTCCGGGATGTACGCGGGGTCGTGCTGGCCGTCGGCGTCCAGCCGCACGACGGCGTCGTAGCCGTGCGCGAGGGCATAGAGGAAGCCGGTCTGAACGGTGGCGCCAATGCCGAGGTTGCAGGGGTGGCGCAACACGTGTGCCCCGGCCGTGCCGGCGCTCGCAGCCGTGGCATCGCTTGAGCCGTCGTCAATAACGGCAACATCAACGCCGTTGGCCCGCACCGCGGCCACCACCGCCGCGATGCTGGCGGCCTCGTTGTACGCCGGTATAACGACAAGTAAGTGCACAGACTAACCTCCCGTTACTCCGCTCATCGGCATTAGTCCTTGAGCGCGATCTCGCGCACACCCATGCCGTGATGCACGAGCCAGCCGAAAGGAGCCCATACCGACAGCCGCCGGCGGCGCTGGATAGT
Coding sequences within:
- a CDS encoding GIY-YIG nuclease family protein codes for the protein NGTLYIGVTSQLATRVWQHKSKVVEGFSAKYGVDKLVYYEAHGCAERAIVREKQLKKRRRAWKIELIEAQNPDWRDL
- a CDS encoding SMP-30/gluconolactonase/LRE family protein, which gives rise to MNGSGSRWWQRPSTWILAIVVFAGVVRLTNIEWDQRHFFHPDERRVAYAVQDLSFKPLQLNPKFFAYGSLPIYLTKITSSLLGLLDPRLGHYDSVIHIGRAVTGVLGTLTVLLTMLLGFRIYDRAAGMLAGFLLAACVLHVQNSKFGCVDVPLTFLVLLALYCLMGVVQRGRTRDFVYAGLAIGLAGATKASAFPMMLPLLVAATHRWRSGDPLGVTLLRLATALVAVFGAFAFGEPYAIVDFYNVWQAADQGHLLGNLKYFWSHAPQQSQFLRDLIEQSGMVRNAGLFPYTNQYVGTAKYGYELSQIILCGMAPLLGLAAIWATGRRAIGIWRERAEEVVLLAWVVPFFLVTGWFEVKFIRYLLPIYPLMILWAAEWLVRLNRRGSVFGRLALPATVVGTMAALVAFLSIYTRPHTVVQASEWLYKFVPAGTKILSQDWDEGFPMPLPGPGMHPERYKIVTFGYYEPDSPAKMRKLATELAQSDYVAFQTKRLYGALTQASQKFPLSSNYFYLLFAGDLGFTLVHEVSARPSLFGLEFPDELVDESFTVYDHPKVLIFRNEGRLEAEAVFNQIMHGLPSQPLTRRDLLLARPGAEVGGVISEPIQSSLAAFLSFALLVEGLGLALYPLARRYLGGASPYALSKVLGVLLFAYVPWLLVSLGQAEFTRETLTVTVLGLGAIGLMGWLRRRSQPISADHGEWVASELLFWGAFLFFLLVRAFNPEVYWGEKPMDFSFLNALSRATTLPPPEPWFAGHDLNYVYYGHYLAAALGKVCHIHPALTFNLAIAFFGGLTAVAAFALGRTLTGSWRLGTVAALFTTLLGNLSGPREYIERHSMNFDYFWATSRVIKDTINEFPLWSFLFADLHAHVMVIPFSLTFLTLLVAWTRQQFDEVSTRSPRSLLLVLLGFGLGTIMVTNGWSTPTYVLLPPFVLGCHWLGASSGRRFGTFAAQLFTRVVFPSILIVLLAYALYLPFFLNFTPPERNWGWELGPLARPRDYAQIFGLFLYVLLPLFFAVWLRVLRPRPAPALTIAPANLAPSRWRPRRAWLEALADPPAVDTGEDAAAKTAEPGPAEEASVFPCELPEDAPACEVAAEAPPLPVPAPALPAPVPRWPGVLRIVVVSLVGLGAIAGLLVSNRLFLAVIGLLGFQLALSRRISARQRLPIALGAFGFFVTAGCDVVYVWDRMNTIFKFYLDSWLIFSAAAAAAIGELWDGGLLGRIGRAIWQAGLVVLIAVAAFTGASGTYGVLTTYRVTTPKPTLNGMAYLEERANYELAAFNWLNQRISGIPVIAEAYGPSYQEFSRVSMNTGLPTVLGWEYHVIQRSHTQADINRRKADLKLIYTSDNQEQVRAALERYHVALVYVGALERRTYGGANLEQFKQWPALLTPVYENAAVSIFAVSGVFTGGIPVTTVEEVPRVGEEEAVAPPQEPEGQLHQPRGIAVDSRGAVYATDFGNARIQKFSPELRFELAWGERGELPGQFRDPCGIAVGPQDLVYVADTWNHRVQVFGADGKYQREWGAGFYGPRGIAVDAKGAVFVADTGNNRVLRFSPTGDQEAAWGGAGKEPGKFAEPVGITTDARGQVYVCDNANARVQIFDRNGAFVSSFPVPGWESKVYSEPYIAVEPKGTIWLSVPGEKEVRAYDAGGRLLRTITGQAIATARFETPMGIAISPATKQVVISDLEHRVLHFPYETR
- a CDS encoding 6-bladed beta-propeller; translated protein: MKLAERWFVRGPLAAVALASGAAGQYWLVGAFAPLRAAIAWAVAAMAFVLLCLLDRSGRELPAADEPLAPALEWPLALAVIATGVFFRTFHLEQFPPGLNHDAAWNGLYAAQILQGIPYTPYVASAWGRESLPMYLQAAAMKLVGHEHLATMLPAVAAMVLMLPLFYLWVRAMFAAPAALAATLFLGATGWPLVYGRIGWGAGLQPAFTTMTCLFFWRGLLRARVSDFALSGVGLALTLNTYNASRIFPALFPLFALAYLAQHRNLREQWRRYWIGVTAMFLEFAVVIAPLAWYAATHWIQFMGRANALYAPTERGWANFKAAALLFNFFGNSDDFFVKTPLLEAPAAVCFVFGVLWCLVRLFDTRALFLALGLLIGLVPGLITRPNANHCVGALPFTYIFAGLGLLYFVRQFARLGRAGLVGALALAFLVGAAQVRATYSEYLGANRRDIWGYYPETTVLGRYMRTLAGRYAIWVGGANFPRDTLTYFTYMGEGDPFQRQYTWVDDLTSLLNQPPQPPPGRGLALILSTIDASPGVFAQLLPRYPEHEIVDLRYPVEDGPVFARALLVERAAVPAPMAEPAAAPAGPILWTGGRGFAPGQFNTPKGIARGERGEFYIADTLNHRVQKFDASGAFVAAWGHHGREPGLFNEPHALALDHEGNVHVVDTWNHRIQKLAPDGKVLAVYTPAKGFFGPRGIALTQNRAYVTDGGNNQVVVFDLAGKYIATFGQAGSAAGQLMQPVGIAVDRQGLIWVVDSGNNRLQAFAAEGGSVRTLPVPNWQGDQIKEGYLVMAGDRLILTDPVSERLLQLRGEQLEVLEAGTQLVGPSGIAADKTTLYVTERSRHAVVRVAVSGPPDRK
- a CDS encoding DUF2304 domain-containing protein → MLAPLYALQTLAILFSLALIVFVIEAVRRTRLKERYALLWIGAGIALLLLSVYRPLLDRIALSLGVSYPPSLLFLVAFLFLLAIVLHYSLVLSSHRDSIRRLTQAVALLKRELEERVPRPSS
- a CDS encoding glycosyltransferase family 2 protein: MHLLVVIPAYNEAASIAAVVAAVRANGVDVAVIDDGSSDATAASAGTAGAHVLRHPCNLGIGATVQTGFLYALAHGYDAVVRLDADGQHDPAYIPEFTALLDAGVADIVVGSRFLARQGFQSTVARRLGIAVLGVLSAMVGTRVTDPTSGYWGLNRRALELLARFQPDDYPETQALVLATRAGCRIRELPVVMRARTTGRSSLAGVTRSAFYMLNVMLAVLMERLRRR